The following nucleotide sequence is from Bacteroidota bacterium.
CGTATGGATTATCGGCAAAAGCCCCGGGACTCTTCAGGTCTATCTACCCTGCGAATCGGCGAGAATAACGAGGAGGTCTTCTTCCATTGAGGTTTTGGGGGATTCCACAACCCGTCCAATTTCAACGCCGTGTTTCAGGAAAATGAAGGTAGGCACCAATCTGATGTCATATCGCTCTGTAACGCCGTCGTCGCTCGCTTTTGTGCGGTCAACGCCATAGAATTTTATGTGAGAAGGAGGAATGGTGGCAAGGTCGGCGATCTTGAGGAACCGGGCTACCTCACGCTTGCTGTCACCGCACCACGTACCGAGTACGACAACAACCTCGACTCCCTCGTGCAGCGTCTGAATCATCTGAACAAAATTCTCATCTACCTGATATGAATCGTAGTTCTCCTGAAATCTCGGATATTCGGGCTGCATGAAATCTTCGCGCACAACCCATCCTATCACCATTTTCTCCGACGCCGTTTGCGTCTTTTCCGCTTCTTTCGTCGAACAACCTGCCAGCAGCAGCACGAAGAGCATTACGGACAATCGACCCATTTGTATTCTGTGATTTATTTTCATTGGTGAATCAAGTATATTATGTGCCCATTAAAGGTACCAACTCACGTACTGAAACACAATGCAAGGAAAGGGTCACGCAATGCCTGAAGCATTGGACAGACGTTACGATGTCCAGGATAGTTCCTCTATTGATGTACATGCCCTCGAGACGTTTCCCTACGAGTATCCCGGAAAGGACATCATCGTCAATATAGACACGGATGAATTCACCGCTGTTTGTCCCTGGTCGGGACTTCCCGATTTCGCCACAATAAGGATTGAGTACATCCCCAGCAGGTCGCTGATCGAACTGCGTTCCCTGAAGTATTATCTTCTTTCCTACAGAAATGTCGGGATCTACCAGGAACACCTCGTCAACCGGATTTTGGAGGATCTTGTGCAATGCTGCCACCCAAAATGGATGAAGGTGGCAGCCGACTACAAAGTTCGGGGCGGAATTCATACGATTGCGAGCCGTGAATTTTCGGCAAAGAAGAAACGTTCGTAACGTGCATGTTCAACACGTTCCTCATAGCCCTGTATGTGTCCTGCGACCTGATTGCCAACGTCACCGCCTCAAAACCTGTCACGGTGTTGGGTTTCTCGGCACCTGCCGGAGTGTTCATCTATGCGGTGACATTCACTCTTGTTGATCTCATCAACGAACGCCTTGGGAAAAAGGGGGCGCGGCAGGTTGTGTATGCGGCGTTCGCGGCAAACATACTACTTGCAGCGTACACGTTGCTTGTCGTTCATCTCCCCTCGCCCGACTTCTATACACATCAAACGGCGTTTGCGGCAACCCTCGGATCAACGCCACGCATTGTTGTTGCGAGCCTTGTTGCATTTATTGTCAGTTCGCTCATTGACGTCGAGATTTTTGCGTGGTGGAAGGAGAAGATTGGACGGTACAAATGGGCGAGAGTAATTGTTAGCAATGCGGTTTCTACATTTGTCGATAGTCTTGTTTTTGTTGGGATAGCGTTTACCGGGGTAATGCCGCTTGTTCCCCTGATTGCGGGCCAATATGTGCTGAAGATGGGAATAACGGTGGTAAGCGTTCCGCTTATTTACCTCATCCGTCAAGAAGCAGCGAAGGCAAGAAACGACTAACGAAGGCTCGATTTCAGGAACACTGCATCCGCCAAATTCCTGTGCAACCGCCTTGAAGAATCGAGACGGGAGATGTCAACCCGAAACGTATGCAGGCCTTTCCCTTTTGATGTTCTGCTCGAGAAGATCAATTTGCCCGAGGGATCGAACGCATAGGAATATCCGCCTTCTGTATCGCTGGCATTGCATCCGACAACAAAAATCTGGTTTTCAATCGCCCGTGCTTTCAGCAATGTCTGCCACGCGTCGTCCCGCACTCTCGGCCAACGGGCCGGAACAAACAGAATCTGCAAACCTCTAAGTGCCAACGCTCGGATCAATTCCGGGAAGCGCAGGTCATAGCAGATCACTACACCGGCACGCAACCATCCGTGTCGGGTTGAGATTCGAAACGTGGATGTATCAGACCTTCCGGGTCTGAAGAATTTCCTGTCGCCCGCCGGCTTGAACAGATGAATCTTGTCGTAGCGGTGAATGACTCTGCCGCGATGGAATACGAGAGAGGTATTTGTGGGAAGTAACGTTCCTTCGCCGAGGAACAGACTGCCGGCAACAACGGTGCAGTGCGTTTGTTTCGACAGGTTCCTCAGTGAAGAAATCAGTTGGTCCGCAAAATGATGCGGAGGCGTGCCCTGCCGGAGGGCACGATATCCTCCATCCATCAATTCCGGAAAGAGAAGAACATCTACCGATGTAAGGCGTGCAGCGAAGCGGGCATCATGAAGCGCATCGGCGTCAAAACAAAGACCCGCACGCAATATGCTCATCCGATCTTACTTGCGGGCAATATTGATAGCGCGTTTTCCTTTTTGCTCATTCTTCACATCGAACTCGACCAGGTCTCCCTGTCGCAGTTGATCCCGGAAGCCGGTTTCTTTCACATTGCTTTGGTGAAAGAAAATATCCTCGCCTCCGTTAACCGTGATGAAACCAAACCCCTTTGTTGCGTTAAAAAACTTTACAGTGCCTTCCATGCGAAATCCTTCCTTGTGTACTAAAAGAAAAAAACAGAAAGCCCCAATCCCGATGGTTCGGGACCAGGGCCGCAAATTACAGATGGTAACGAAGTCAGACCTTGCTCACGTTGGATGCCTGCAATCCTTTCGGCCCCTTTTCAACATCGAACTGAACCTTATCCCCCTCGTTCAGCGTTTTGTAGCCATCGCCAACGATGGCTTTGTAATGGACGAACACATCTTCGCCCGTTTCGCGTTGAATGAAGCCGAAGCCCTTGGCTCCGTTGAACCACTTAACTGTTCCTTTTTCCATCGGAACAATCCTTTCAGAAAAGTCCTACAAGCGTACGGCTGAGCCGCCCAGATAGGGCACCAGAATAATTTGCCTCTTAATAGCCAACAGCTCTGGTAGCGGGTGTCCACACTCAACTATCACCGCTGTTACGTCCTCTGCCGAACATTCGTACGAACTTCGCTGCAGCAACGGAACCATTAAAAGTGCAATAACGGTGTACTGTTGTTTGCGCTACCAAGATAGGATTTTGAAAGCCGAATTGCAAGCCCATTTTTGCGGTTTTTCTCAAAGAAAAAGGGTGGAACGTATCGCCTCGTTCCACCCTTGTGTCTTGACGGTTCTCCCCATCCCACCAGGGGAGAGCCTCAACCACCCGGCATCTCATTCCGTGAAAAAGTCATCAACATCGTAACGAAAATCCGTGTCCAGTAGTTGCGGGTTTGATGGCGGTTGCACCGAACCTGTGACTACAGTTGTTCTTCTACTGCTCAGGAGGAAGGGTATCGCAACCAACACACCAAGGAATGCTGATATAGCTACTGCTTTCATCGCTGTCGCGCCTTGCTATTGAATGCACATGAACACTTCATCACTTAGAATGCAGCTGTACGTTAGTGCGTACCAAGCCTGCACGTCAATTTCTTCCATCAGGATCATCTCCAGAAACTCCCGTTCCCCTTTGGAGAGTTGCCCGAACCGATATGACTTTTTCATGGCGTACCCCGCTCTGCTATGTTGTGATTTCTCTGCCATCACTTTTTAGTACGAAAGGTGTGCCAGAAAAGATTCCCCCCTATTTCAACACATCTTGTTTGACTTGCGAGCACATCCATGGATAGAGGAGGTATTTTTTGCCTATTCTTGTGGACAAAGAGAGGAAAAAAGTACATTCTGGTTCTTAGCCATGACCATCACATGGACGATATTTCTTCTTTCAAATCTATGAGATTTTGCCTATTATTGTTCCCGAAGCGACAACGTTTCCTCCCCTGTTCATTACCAAAATCGAACTCGACAGATTCTTACTTATCAATTCAACGTAGGAGAACTATCCCATGATGAAAAATATTGAACAGCTTTTGGGGGCAGATGCGAAAGGCCTGCTGGAACACCAATGCAAGACGATTCCCAAAGAATCACTTCACCTGCCCGGGCCGGACTTCATCGACCGCGTATGGATTCCAAGCGACAGGAAGTCGGGTGTGTTGCGCAGTATTCAACAACTGTACAGCCACGGACGGCTGGGCGGGACAGGCTACCTCTCGATTCTTCCTGTGGATCAGGGTATTGAACATTCGGCCGGGGCTTCGTTCGCTCCAAACCCGATCTACTTCGATCCCGAGAATATTGTAAGACTTGCAATCGAGGGTGGTTGCAACGCTGTTGCCTCAACCTTCGGAGTGCTCGGTTCGGTTTCGCGCAAATACGCCCACAAGATTCCGTTCATAGCGAAGATCAATCATAACGAATTTCTTTCCTACCCGAACTCCTACGACCAGATCATGTTCGGGGATGTTGATATGGCATTCGAAATGGGCTGCGTTGCCGTAGGGGCTACCATCTACTTCGGATCTGATGAGTCGAAGCGCCAGATTCAGGAAGTCAGTGCAGCGTTCAAGTACGCCCACGAGCTCGGAATGGCGACAATCCTGTGGTGCTATCTTCGCAATCCCGCCTTTAAGACGAAGGAAAAGGACTATCACGTATCGGCCGATTTGACGGGCCAAGCGAACCATCTCGGCGTAACAATCGAAGCCGACATTATCAAACAGAAACTGCCCGAGAACACAGGCGGCTACAATGCGCTGAACACAAAAGAAAATCCTTACGGCAAAACGCACAAGAAAGTCTACAGCGATTTGAGCAGCGACCACCCGATTGATTTGACGAGGTATCAAGTTGCCAATTGTTATATGGGACGATCCGGCCTGATTAACTCCGGCGGCGCTTCGTCCGGCGAAAGCGACATCGCGGAAGCCGCAAAGACTGCCGTCATCAACAAGCGGGCGGGCGGCATGGGGCTGATTTCGGGCCGCAAGGCATTCCAGCGCCCGATGGCCGAAGGCGTGACAATCCTGAACACGATTCAGGACGTGTATCTCGCCAAAGAAATCACCATCGCATAACGGGTAGAATATTTGCGGAAAAGGCGCCTTGGTTTTCAACGAGGCGCCTCGACGGCACGCTGACTTGCATTCCTGTTCAAATTCAAGTATCCTTCTGTCACACATTCCGGCTGTACTCAATTATCACACTCCGGGGAGTTCGTATGGCAAAGCCCTCACCTGCTGCACACTCGAAATCAGCGAAACCCTCATCCCTCGACCCCCTTATTGAAAAGCTGAATTCATTCTCTGCGGATAACTATTGGGATCTCGGAAAGTTTCTTGTTGAGAAGGTGATACCCGCTGCGTTGAAAGAAGGAATTTTCGGAGAACAGATTCTCAAGCGCATGGCGGACGTTCCGGGCTTCAAGTTCCCCTATCATATGTTGAAGCAATGTCAGATGTTCTATACGTACTACCCTGACGTTGAGAAGCGCCCTCTGCCTGAAATATTCTACTTCGAGCTTGCGACAAAAGTCGACGAAAGCCGCAAGAGAAGCGAATATGAAAAGACGGCAATAAGTCACAAATGGACGATTTCCGACCTACAGAAGAAAATTCGTGAAGACGAACTTGTCCGGCGGGAAGATGAAAAGACACGCTTCGGTTTTGACTTGAAGGAACGGAACATCTGGTCGTTCGACACACCCGATCCGCGTTTCGGTAAAGCCGGCTTCAAGGGTCGTCTGCCCGGGCAGGTGATTGCCAACGCGCTGTTCTACTACACAGAACCGGGCTGGTTCGTTGTCGACCCGATGGCCGGAAGCGGCACAACAGGCGATGTTATCGGATCGGTTCCGTACTTTGCGAATCGTACGATGAAGATGTACGATATCGAGCCATCGGATGAACGCATTCAGCGGGCGAATATTTTGCAAACGGGAATTCCCGAGCAATCCGGCACAGTTGACTATGTCTTCCTCGATCCGCCGTCGGATTTCTATCCAAAGGCCGGGGATTCTGATTTTTCCGCCGGCGCCGCGAAAGCGGATACGATGATGAAGCTGAAGTCGATTGCCCGCGAAGGCGTTCGCATATTAAAATCAAAGGGCAGGCTCTCCATAGTTGTCGAACCGACAGTCGGGAATTTCGGCTTCATTGATTTTCCGTTTGAAGTCGCTTCCGTTATGAAGGAACTTGCGATGAAACCGGTGGGGAAAGTGTACCTGCCGCGGCGCGGAGACTCTGCAAAAGTGCGTGCGCACACATCAACTGAAGGGCCGAAGCCGATGAGCAGTGAGTGCCGAGAGTTGCTTACGTTTGAGAAGCCTTAAGAACAAAGAAGGATCACTATGGCCGAGCGAAAGAAACTATCCGACGAGGAAATTCAGGCTTCTGTTTCTGCTTTGACGGGTTGGAGTATTCAGAATGCAAAACTGCATAAAGAGTTCATTTTCAAGAACTTTGTTGAAGCGTTCGGCTTCATGTCACGTGTTGCGCTGATTGCGGAAGGTATGAACCATCATCCCGAATGGTTCAATGTGTACAATAAAGTTGTGATGGATTTGACGACGCACGATGCAAGCGGCATCAGCAATCTGGATTTCCAATTTGCAGGAAAAGTGGAAAGGTTGCTGCAATAACACAAAGGGGGAATTTCTTCCCCCTTACTGATTTTGAGAATCCGTGGATGTTCTCTATTTCTTCAGTGACTGAACAAGGGAGTTGAAGTCACTCTCCGCCTCTGCGATGGTCTTTGCCGGTCCTGTTAGCTTGAAGAACACGGATCCTTCCGGTCCGGCCACAATCGCGCCAAGGAGCCTGTACTTCTCGAACTTCCCGCTTGATTGCATCATCGGGCCGCCCGGCGCAAGATACGTTCCGTCGATCTGCACCAATTCCACCTTCATGCCGTTCACCTCTTTCGAGGATTGCTTCGGCTTGCCGTTCTCAAACTGATTCACCCAACGGTCGATGTTCATCTGGACGTCGCCACCTTGTCCGCTACCGAAATAAAACACCCCGCACTCGCCGCCTTCCTTATCTCCGGCCGCGGCCGGAGTAGTGTACGTTGCAACTCTCATGGGCTTCTGTGATCCCTCACTCCATCGCTCCGGAACAGTCCAACTCACACCGGCGACCGAAGTTGCGCCTGTTACGCCAATATCGGGGTGGCCGCTGGGCAGTTGCTGCTGTATTTGCAGGTCACGCGGGGCTTCGGTTTGCGGTTTCTTGTCGTTGCAGCCGGCGAGCAGAATACCTGCGGCGGCAAAAAGGATGAAGAAGCGGCTCATAATACAACCCTTTGAAGATAGTGTTGGGGAAATGTGAATACGAAGTGTAGCTATGATAGCGGATTTCGCGTTTGCAAGCAAGCATATGAAGAGAATTTCAGAAAGGCGCGTGAAGTGAAGTACATCACCCTCCTGATCATGCCTGTTGAAAGGACGGGTCGATTTTTCTACATTCGAACTGCACTCGATTTCCGACCCGCGCTAATCACCGGGTCGTGTCAACCTCTACTCTGTTTCATCACCACGCGAGAGGAACTTCCATGCAAAACTCCGGGCTGCGCAAGCGTTCACTCGTCGCTGTTGGATACGTGATCATCATTACCTGTATTTTCCTCGTCGATCTTCGTGAGCCGCTTGCCTTCGCAATCTGGCCCCTATATGTTCTTCCTTTGTTTCTTGCCCGGTTTCACCTGGGGAGAAGACTCTCCATGTTGTTCGCGCTTCTTTCCACCCTCTTCATCGCAATTGCATTTTTCGTTTCGCCGATGCAGGAATTGGCCTCCTACGATTCCGTGAACCGCGTGCTTGGTTGTGCCATTCTCTGGTTCATTGCAGGTTCCGGAGTGGGGCTGAACACGCGTGAAAAGTCGGGAGACGGAACTCTGCCTGATTCGCATGATTGGACAGTCGTTCGCATTGTTGCCGCATACTTGATCGTCGCCGGAATCTGGATTCTCGCCTCCGACCACATGCTGGGCTCGCTCGTTTCAGACCCGGAAAAGCTCATCGAATTCTCCCAGGCAAAGGGATGGATCTTTGTGCTTTTCACGGGCACGCTTCTTTACGTACTGCTGCAGCGGTACGTCTCATCCCGCAAGCGCGTCGAGAACGACCTCCGCCGAAACCAGGAACGATTGAATCAGATCACCGGTGCAACGCCATCTCTCATTCTGGAAATTGACCGGCAAGGCCGGATTCTGTTCGCAAATCGAATGCATGATGAAACCACTCCATTCCGTCACATCAACAGCCAGTTTGCCTCTTGGTTTCCCGAACGCCGGCAGCCGTTTTTCAGGAACCTGATTGAGGAGGTTTTCGCAACGGGGGCTTCGCAATCGGCTGACTTGGAAATTTTGCTTCCCAAAGCAACCGTGCAGACATACGCCGCCGCTTTCACTCCTCTCCACACGGCGGACGGCATTTCAAGCGTTCTCGTGACGGCAACCGATATCACACGTAGAAAGCAGGCCGAAGATGCATTGAAGGAAAGCGAGGAACGCTACAGGTCGCTGTTTGCCAACAGTCTCGATGCTGTGCTCCTGTCATCCCCCGATGGCCGCATTCACGCGGCAAACGCCGCCGCATGCGCCATGTTCGGATATACGGAAGATGAACTCCAGCATGTGGGAAGGCAGGGCATTCTCGATGAATCAGACGTTCTTGTAATCGACGCATTACACCAACGCAATACCACGGGCAAATTCAAGGGTGAACTGACATTCACGGCGAAGGACGGAAGGCGCATCCCCTGTGAAGTCTCCTCCACCATATTCCCGGCAGCGAAAGGTGAAGATCGTACCAGCTGGATTATCAGGGATATCGTTGAACGCCGACGGCTGGAGGATGCCGTACGGCAAAGCGAAGAACGACTGCGCCTCGCACTTTCAGCTGCAAACCAGGGCTTGTTTGATTTGAATATCGTAACGGGTGATGCCATCGTCAATGAGAATTACGCCTCAATGCTCGGCTACGATCTTAGTGAATTTCATGAGACAAATGCAAGCTGGATCAGCAGGCTTCATCCCGACGATTTCGAACGCGTGACGGCAACCTACAAGGCGTACGTTGCAGGCGAAATACCGGAGTACAGTGTTGATTTCCGCCAGCGGACGAAGACCGGTAAATGGAAGTGGATTCTTTCCGTCGGGAGAATTGTCGAATATGACGTTGAAGGCAGGCCGTTGCGCATGCTCGGCACGCATGTGGACATCACGGACCGGAAAGCCAACGAAGAAAACCTTCTCAAGCTGAATCGCCTCTACTCCTTCATCAGTCAGGTCAACCAAGCCATTGTCAAGGCACCGACACGGCAGAAGGTGTTTGAAGATGTATGCAGAATTGCAGTTCAGTTCGGCAAGTTCCGAATGGCATGGCTCGGAGCCGTCGATGAACAGAACAATGTTGTTCCTGTAGCGCACGACGGCGCGGAGGATGGTTATCTTGCTGCTATCAAGAAGGTCACCGTCGACGAGACCCCCGAGGGAAGAGGACCCACGGGCAGGGCACTCAGGCTGGGAAAGCCCCAATTCTCCAACGATATTGCCGCTGATCCTCTCATGTCACCCTGGCGTGATGAGGCTTTGCGTCGTGGATATCGTTCGTCGATCGCATTGCCGCTTCATGTAAACGATCAGCTTATCGGATCTCTGAATTTGTATGCCGGAGAAACGAATTTCTTCACACCTGACGAAATCAGTTTGCTTGAAACCGTCGCGAACGACATCTCTACTGCAATCGAAAAGTTGCAACAAGAGGAAGTCCGCAAACAAACAGAGGAACAAATCCTGTTTCAGGCACGCTTGCTTAACACTGTCGGGCAAGCAGTTATTGCAACGACTTTGGACGGGACAATCACCTACTGGAACAAGGCTGCCGAACTACTTTACGGCTGGCCTGCTGCGGAAGCTACAGGGCGAAATATTCTGCAGACTATAATACCGGAATCATCCGGACATAATGCTGAAGATATTCTGAACGCGTTGGCGCAAGGAGCCACCTGGTCGGGCGAGTTTCTTGTCAGACGCCGCGATGGAACTACCTTTCCCGCAATGGTCAGCGACTCTCCTATCTATGATCAAAGCGGAAACCTTGTCGGTGTCATCGGCATCTCGACGGATATTACGGAACGGAAGCAAGTCATCGAGGATTTGCGAAAATCACATGAACGGT
It contains:
- a CDS encoding thioredoxin family protein: MGRLSVMLFVLLLAGCSTKEAEKTQTASEKMVIGWVVREDFMQPEYPRFQENYDSYQVDENFVQMIQTLHEGVEVVVVLGTWCGDSKREVARFLKIADLATIPPSHIKFYGVDRTKASDDGVTERYDIRLVPTFIFLKHGVEIGRVVESPKTSMEEDLLVILADSQGR
- the queF gene encoding preQ(1) synthase, which translates into the protein MPEALDRRYDVQDSSSIDVHALETFPYEYPGKDIIVNIDTDEFTAVCPWSGLPDFATIRIEYIPSRSLIELRSLKYYLLSYRNVGIYQEHLVNRILEDLVQCCHPKWMKVAADYKVRGGIHTIASREFSAKKKRS
- a CDS encoding queuosine precursor transporter, encoding MFNTFLIALYVSCDLIANVTASKPVTVLGFSAPAGVFIYAVTFTLVDLINERLGKKGARQVVYAAFAANILLAAYTLLVVHLPSPDFYTHQTAFAATLGSTPRIVVASLVAFIVSSLIDVEIFAWWKEKIGRYKWARVIVSNAVSTFVDSLVFVGIAFTGVMPLVPLIAGQYVLKMGITVVSVPLIYLIRQEAAKARND
- a CDS encoding carbon-nitrogen family hydrolase; protein product: MSILRAGLCFDADALHDARFAARLTSVDVLLFPELMDGGYRALRQGTPPHHFADQLISSLRNLSKQTHCTVVAGSLFLGEGTLLPTNTSLVFHRGRVIHRYDKIHLFKPAGDRKFFRPGRSDTSTFRISTRHGWLRAGVVICYDLRFPELIRALALRGLQILFVPARWPRVRDDAWQTLLKARAIENQIFVVGCNASDTEGGYSYAFDPSGKLIFSSRTSKGKGLHTFRVDISRLDSSRRLHRNLADAVFLKSSLR
- a CDS encoding cold shock domain-containing protein, which encodes MEGTVKFFNATKGFGFITVNGGEDIFFHQSNVKETGFRDQLRQGDLVEFDVKNEQKGKRAINIARK
- a CDS encoding cold-shock protein translates to MEKGTVKWFNGAKGFGFIQRETGEDVFVHYKAIVGDGYKTLNEGDKVQFDVEKGPKGLQASNVSKV
- a CDS encoding class I fructose-bisphosphate aldolase, whose translation is MMKNIEQLLGADAKGLLEHQCKTIPKESLHLPGPDFIDRVWIPSDRKSGVLRSIQQLYSHGRLGGTGYLSILPVDQGIEHSAGASFAPNPIYFDPENIVRLAIEGGCNAVASTFGVLGSVSRKYAHKIPFIAKINHNEFLSYPNSYDQIMFGDVDMAFEMGCVAVGATIYFGSDESKRQIQEVSAAFKYAHELGMATILWCYLRNPAFKTKEKDYHVSADLTGQANHLGVTIEADIIKQKLPENTGGYNALNTKENPYGKTHKKVYSDLSSDHPIDLTRYQVANCYMGRSGLINSGGASSGESDIAEAAKTAVINKRAGGMGLISGRKAFQRPMAEGVTILNTIQDVYLAKEITIA
- a CDS encoding 4a-hydroxytetrahydrobiopterin dehydratase, which codes for MAERKKLSDEEIQASVSALTGWSIQNAKLHKEFIFKNFVEAFGFMSRVALIAEGMNHHPEWFNVYNKVVMDLTTHDASGISNLDFQFAGKVERLLQ
- a CDS encoding PAS domain S-box protein, whose amino-acid sequence is MQNSGLRKRSLVAVGYVIIITCIFLVDLREPLAFAIWPLYVLPLFLARFHLGRRLSMLFALLSTLFIAIAFFVSPMQELASYDSVNRVLGCAILWFIAGSGVGLNTREKSGDGTLPDSHDWTVVRIVAAYLIVAGIWILASDHMLGSLVSDPEKLIEFSQAKGWIFVLFTGTLLYVLLQRYVSSRKRVENDLRRNQERLNQITGATPSLILEIDRQGRILFANRMHDETTPFRHINSQFASWFPERRQPFFRNLIEEVFATGASQSADLEILLPKATVQTYAAAFTPLHTADGISSVLVTATDITRRKQAEDALKESEERYRSLFANSLDAVLLSSPDGRIHAANAAACAMFGYTEDELQHVGRQGILDESDVLVIDALHQRNTTGKFKGELTFTAKDGRRIPCEVSSTIFPAAKGEDRTSWIIRDIVERRRLEDAVRQSEERLRLALSAANQGLFDLNIVTGDAIVNENYASMLGYDLSEFHETNASWISRLHPDDFERVTATYKAYVAGEIPEYSVDFRQRTKTGKWKWILSVGRIVEYDVEGRPLRMLGTHVDITDRKANEENLLKLNRLYSFISQVNQAIVKAPTRQKVFEDVCRIAVQFGKFRMAWLGAVDEQNNVVPVAHDGAEDGYLAAIKKVTVDETPEGRGPTGRALRLGKPQFSNDIAADPLMSPWRDEALRRGYRSSIALPLHVNDQLIGSLNLYAGETNFFTPDEISLLETVANDISTAIEKLQQEEVRKQTEEQILFQARLLNTVGQAVIATTLDGTITYWNKAAELLYGWPAAEATGRNILQTIIPESSGHNAEDILNALAQGATWSGEFLVRRRDGTTFPAMVSDSPIYDQSGNLVGVIGISTDITERKQVIEDLRKSHERFQILSNATNDAIWDWDIQADRIWWNEAFYKLYSYERDAISNIASWERAVHPDDRERVTATFRAALEYRVDTWSEEYRFLHADGTYGYVVDRGFLVRNDEGKPVRMIGSMLDITSLKLAELDQRFLAEERSRLVKQLQLQFDRMPIGYVLLNEQLRITEWNPSCERIFGYSREEVIGKHPYDLVVPPSARNFVQNFVEELKQSNQTLSAINENMTKDGRTILCEWFDTPLKDDHGNYIGLMAMVQDVTERKKAEVELIRSNEQLRQLSRHLRSVREEEQKRISLEIHDELGQQLTALKFEAAMIEKAALRIDKQINSGPILDHVHGLESIIDTAISTVRRIATELRPGVLDRLGPMEALEWQAQEFQKRTGIVCTFHSDASPDNVDEDTATTLFRVFQETLTNVARHAEASNVRSLLTERDGFLELQVIDNGRGISAEEIANTTSLGLLGISERARMAGGTASIHGTAGQGTTVILRLPLVGSPHHHKTRA